In a single window of the Elaeis guineensis isolate ETL-2024a chromosome 8, EG11, whole genome shotgun sequence genome:
- the LOC105050298 gene encoding uncharacterized protein, with product MIRRGLTRCLWTPTAAARRAPYPRLSSPPISGVRFASPSSAEFSGEDCVYGEPLPPPPPPPPKAASIPTLLQPRVVIYDGVCHLCHRGVKWLIKVDKYEKIKFCCLQSKAAEPYLRLCGVDREDVLRRFLFIEGPGAYYEGSTAALKVASYLPFPYSVLSSLLIIPAPLRDAIYDYVAKRRYDWFGKEEECIVMQDKELLERFIDRDEMLGGGDDRSFF from the exons ATGATTCGAAGGGGCCTTACGCGTTGCCTCTGGACACCAACAGCAGCAGCGAGAAGAGCGCCGTATCCTCGCTTGTCGTCGCCTCCCATATCTGGCGTCCGCTTTGCCTCTCCGTCCTCCGCCGAGTTTTCGGGCGAGGACTGCGTCTACGGCgagcctcttcctcctcctcctcctcctcctcccaagGCCGCCTCGATCCCCACCCTTCTCCAGCCGCGGGTCGTCATCTACGATGGCGTCTGCCATCTCTGCCACCGAG GAGTAAAGTGGTTGATCAAGGTTgacaaatatgaaaaaattaagttttgcTGTCTCCAGTCCAAGGCTGCTGAACCATACTTGAGGTTATGTGGGGTCGATCGTGAAGATGTACTTCGACGTTTTCTATTCATTGAAGGGCCTGGAGCATATTATGAAGGTTCCACAG CTGCGCTGAAAGTAGCATCATACTTGCCATTTCCTTACTCAGTGCTAAGCTCCTTGCTGATCATCCCTGCCCCACTAAGAGATGCAATCTATGACTATGTTGCAAAACGTCGCTATGATTGGTTCGGGAAGGAGGAAGAGTGCATCGTCATGCAGGATAAAGAGCTTCTTGAACGTTTTATTGATCGGGATGAGATGCTAGGAGGTGGGGATGACAGGAGTTTCTTTTGA